Genomic window (Sphaerodactylus townsendi isolate TG3544 linkage group LG12, MPM_Stown_v2.3, whole genome shotgun sequence):
CACCATGCACTGGAATGGGCGGATCCCCATGTGCCCTCGGATGTGCCGGTTCAGGTTCTTCTTTTGCGTGAAGGTTTTCCCACACTGCAAACACAAGAACAGTTTGTGCATTTTCAAGTGGCGGAGATAGTTATCGAGGTGGAGGAACCCCCGGGGGCATTTTGGACACTGGTGGCGCCATGAGTAGCTGGAGTCCTCTGGATTTTGGAACCCAGCCACAGCACTCACAGCTCTTTCTGGGTTCTCGCCCCTGAAACCTGGGAACTGACTCCCGGGCACTTCTGAAATTCTGCTCTCAACCGTTGAGTTGATCAAGGAGTGCTGAGTTTCAGGAAAATATAAGTTTGTTTTGGAGGAGGTAGATGGTTGTGAATACTGTTCATCTTCTACACCAGGCGCATTGATAGAATCCATTTGGAAAATGCAGATTTCATCGTCTTTGTATCCTATCTCAACAGTCGATATCTCAGGGCTGTTTACATCCTTCCTTTCAGATATTAAATGTTGGAAGGGTGGCTGCCGAACATCCCTTTTTTCCTGCTTTATGTGATCCTCTACATTCACAGAACTGTCTTCTGAAATCTCGATTATTTCACAATCTTTATCCAAGCTGGCTTCTTTGTCCCCCAGCTCCATGTCAGAAGAATGGCATTTTTCAGGGCTCCTATTATTGCCCTCCACAGAGGCATCAATTTCCAGGTACCGTGACAGCGCCTCAGTGCATTTCTCTACAATATGCACCATCTGCAAATAACTTGCTGCCGTGAGATATTTCAAAAGCTCCTTCTTTTTCACCTCCAGAGCACCAGTGTAGCATGACAGCAACAACTTCCTGCCCACCTCAGCACTTTGCAAGATGGTGATGCGCACTTGCTGGGACTGGTTGAGCAAAAACTGGTCCCTCATGAAAGTGGAACATGCAGCAAAAATCACCTTGTGGCCCTGGAACTCGGTGTCGTTGATGTAAATCGACACATCACAAAAGAGGTTTTGTTGCCGCAAGAGGTTCATCTTTTGCAGCACGGCGTCCCCTTGCTGCTCAAACTGAAAATGGAGCACATCTGAATCGGCAGCCATGGCCACAATCCTGCTGAGAAGAAACACACAAAAGCGAAGTTCAACAAGCCAAGAATTCTCATAATTGTAGGGGGAGGACCATATCACACATGATCAAGCTTACATGTCCCTCAAATCCCTGGTGAACAGATGTGGTTCTGAAATTCTGTGCTCAGAAATCCCTGGGTGCATACAGGCCTGACTTGCTTTGTGACTAAAGTAGATGGTGAAGAGGGGGCAAACGCTGTGTGGGGGAGACTTATGCTCTTTCTCCCTGTTTACCATAAACATGATACAAATTGGAACTCCAGGTACATACTTGAAAAACAAGGGAGAGGGGCTATGGGAGCttggaggaaagagaaagagaaatactgggagaagagaaaataaaacacctcccccaagtccttgcaggtccttGCTTGTTTAGTAATAATTAGCAGGGATTTTCAGTGTGTGGAGAAGTGGCCCAAGTCAATACAggtcaaaggaaaaaaaccccacaccaaaTTACAATGTTAGCAACTCTGATTtctaataatatttataaatcataataaaaaaataatctaaCTGTAACAGGGAAAAGACTTTCcctctaatccccttttaataaTCCTTTACTTTTATAGATAATAAAAATGTTACTTCAGGAAACTGAACTATACACCAACACTTGGTGGACCCATAGCAAATATAGGGTTACCAGCTTTACGTAGGAAGATGAACTGTGATTGTTATTTCAACTGCTGAATGAATAACTGAGTGGAGACTAGGAGAGGGATACCCCTCCCCAGTATGGCATCCCGTAAAAGAGGCCTTTGCAGTAAAATAGACCCCATAGGTCCCCATTTTTACCAAT
Coding sequences:
- the ZBTB6 gene encoding zinc finger and BTB domain-containing protein 6; its protein translation is MAADSDVLHFQFEQQGDAVLQKMNLLRQQNLFCDVSIYINDTEFQGHKVIFAACSTFMRDQFLLNQSQQVRITILQSAEVGRKLLLSCYTGALEVKKKELLKYLTAASYLQMVHIVEKCTEALSRYLEIDASVEGNNRSPEKCHSSDMELGDKEASLDKDCEIIEISEDSSVNVEDHIKQEKRDVRQPPFQHLISERKDVNSPEISTVEIGYKDDEICIFQMDSINAPGVEDEQYSQPSTSSKTNLYFPETQHSLINSTVESRISEVPGSQFPGFRGENPERAVSAVAGFQNPEDSSYSWRHQCPKCPRGFLHLDNYLRHLKMHKLFLCLQCGKTFTQKKNLNRHIRGHMGIRPFQCMVCLKTFTAKSTLQDHLNIHSGDRPYKCHCCDMDFKHKSALKKHLTSVHGRGNMDKAAFESITEVRIDYD